A single genomic interval of Noviherbaspirillum cavernae harbors:
- the leuD gene encoding 3-isopropylmalate dehydratase small subunit yields MEKFTVHDGLVAPLDRANVDTDAIIPKQFLKSIKRSGFGPNLFDEWRYLDHGEPGMDNSRRALNPDFVLNQPRYKGASILLTRKNFGCGSSREHAPWALQQYGFRAVIAPSFADIFFNNCFKNGVLPIVLSETQVDHLFNEVKAFPGYRLVVDLDKQVVATTQGDILYPFEVDAFRKYCLLNGLDDIGLTLRQSDKIRAFEERHLASQPWLANTI; encoded by the coding sequence ATGGAAAAATTTACCGTACACGATGGCTTGGTCGCACCGCTGGATCGCGCGAATGTTGACACCGATGCCATCATTCCCAAGCAGTTCCTGAAGTCGATCAAGCGCAGCGGCTTCGGCCCGAATCTGTTCGACGAGTGGCGCTATCTCGACCACGGGGAACCGGGGATGGATAATTCCAGGCGCGCGCTGAATCCGGATTTCGTGCTGAATCAGCCGCGCTACAAGGGGGCGTCGATTCTGCTGACCCGCAAGAATTTCGGCTGCGGTTCATCGCGTGAGCATGCGCCATGGGCGCTGCAGCAGTACGGCTTTCGCGCAGTGATCGCGCCGAGCTTTGCCGATATCTTCTTCAATAACTGCTTCAAGAACGGCGTGTTGCCGATCGTCTTGTCGGAAACGCAGGTCGATCACCTCTTCAACGAAGTCAAGGCGTTCCCGGGGTATCGCCTCGTTGTCGATCTGGATAAGCAGGTGGTTGCCACAACACAAGGCGATATCCTCTATCCGTTTGAGGTCGATGCGTTCCGCAAATACTGCCTGCTTAACGGTCTGGATGACATTGGCCTGACGCTGCGTCAATCCGACAAGATTCGCGCCTTCGAAGAGCGGCATCTGGCATCGCAGCCCTGGCTGGCCAACACGATCTGA
- a CDS encoding entericidin A/B family lipoprotein, translating into MKKLFSILIASLVLTGCNTMQGFGKDVKRLGESVENSARR; encoded by the coding sequence GTGAAAAAGCTGTTTTCAATATTGATCGCCTCGCTGGTTCTGACCGGCTGCAACACGATGCAAGGTTTTGGCAAGGACGTGAAACGTCTTGGCGAGTCGGTTGAGAACTCCGCCAGGAGATAA
- the leuC gene encoding 3-isopropylmalate dehydratase large subunit, which produces MAQTLYDKLWESHVVHTEEDGTTILYIDRHLVHEVTSPQAFEGLKLAGRQPWRVSANLAVADHNVPTTDRVNGIADPVSRLQVETLDTNAKEYGLTYFSMRDKRQGIVHVIGPEQGATLPGMTVVCGDSHTSTHGAFGCLAHGIGTSEVEHVLATQTLLAKKSKSMLVQVDGALPFGVTAKDIVLEVIGKIGTAGGTGYAIEFAGSTIRGLSMEGRMTICNMAIEAGARAGMVAVDDTTINYVKGRPFSPVGPHWDRAVEYWRTLHSDQGARFDMVVTLNAAEIKPQVTWGTSPEMVVPIDDRVPDPDKETDAVKRDAMEKALVYMALKPNTAMSDIRIDKVFIGSCTNSRIEDLRAAAAVVRGKYRASNVKLALVVPGSGLVKEQAEREGLDQIFKAAGFEWREPGCSMCLAMNADRLEPGERCASTSNRNFEGRQGQGGRTHLVSPAMAAAAGIAGHFVDIRALR; this is translated from the coding sequence ATGGCTCAAACGCTATACGACAAACTCTGGGAATCGCACGTCGTCCACACAGAGGAAGACGGCACCACGATTCTTTACATCGATCGCCATCTCGTCCATGAAGTGACCAGCCCGCAGGCATTCGAAGGACTGAAGCTGGCGGGCCGCCAACCCTGGCGTGTTTCCGCCAACCTGGCGGTTGCAGACCACAACGTGCCCACAACCGACCGCGTCAACGGCATCGCCGATCCGGTATCGCGCTTGCAGGTCGAGACGCTCGATACCAACGCCAAGGAATACGGGCTGACGTATTTCAGCATGCGCGACAAGCGGCAGGGGATTGTGCATGTGATCGGGCCGGAGCAGGGTGCGACGCTGCCCGGCATGACGGTTGTCTGCGGCGACTCTCATACTTCCACGCACGGTGCATTCGGCTGCCTGGCGCACGGCATCGGCACCTCCGAAGTCGAACACGTTCTCGCGACCCAAACCCTGCTCGCCAAGAAGTCCAAATCGATGCTGGTGCAAGTCGATGGCGCGTTGCCGTTCGGCGTGACTGCAAAGGATATTGTGCTGGAGGTCATCGGCAAGATCGGCACGGCAGGCGGTACGGGATATGCAATCGAATTCGCCGGCTCGACGATACGCGGATTGTCCATGGAAGGCCGTATGACGATCTGCAACATGGCAATCGAGGCCGGTGCGCGCGCCGGCATGGTCGCGGTCGACGACACGACGATCAACTACGTGAAAGGCCGTCCCTTCTCGCCGGTCGGTCCGCACTGGGATCGCGCGGTTGAATACTGGCGCACGCTTCATTCGGATCAAGGCGCGCGATTCGATATGGTCGTCACCTTGAATGCGGCCGAAATCAAGCCGCAGGTGACATGGGGCACCTCGCCGGAAATGGTGGTGCCGATCGACGACCGCGTTCCCGATCCGGATAAAGAGACCGATGCCGTCAAGCGCGACGCGATGGAAAAGGCGCTGGTCTACATGGCGTTGAAGCCGAATACCGCGATGTCTGACATCCGCATCGACAAGGTCTTTATCGGTTCCTGCACCAACTCGCGCATCGAGGATTTGCGCGCGGCCGCTGCTGTCGTGCGCGGCAAGTATCGTGCGTCAAATGTGAAGCTGGCGCTCGTTGTGCCGGGTTCCGGGCTGGTCAAGGAGCAGGCAGAACGCGAAGGGCTGGACCAGATTTTCAAGGCCGCCGGTTTCGAATGGCGCGAGCCGGGTTGCTCGATGTGTCTGGCAATGAATGCCGACCGACTGGAGCCGGGTGAACGTTGCGCGTCCACCTCCAACCGTAATTTCGAAGGCCGTCAGGGGCAAGGCGGAAGGACGCATCTGGTATCGCCCGCGATGGCTGCGGCAGCCGGAATCGCCGGGCATTTCGTCGATATTCGCGCCTTGCGTTAA